One window from the genome of Thermococcus sp. 21S9 encodes:
- the amrB gene encoding AmmeMemoRadiSam system protein B: KILEFDYKGMFDEIRKMNHTMCGPGGVATAIVFSRLAGAVEAELLHYTTSFEVSRSMDAIVGYASIVIRKS; this comes from the coding sequence AGAAAATCCTAGAGTTTGACTACAAGGGCATGTTCGATGAGATAAGGAAAATGAATCATACGATGTGTGGTCCAGGTGGAGTTGCCACTGCAATAGTGTTTTCAAGATTAGCTGGAGCTGTTGAAGCAGAGCTTTTGCACTACACCACAAGCTTTGAAGTCAGCAGAAGTATGGATGCAATAGTTGGCTATGCATCGATTGTGATTAGAAAATCCTGA